The proteins below come from a single Archangium lipolyticum genomic window:
- a CDS encoding hotdog family protein — protein MRYVLLDRISELQPPERALGVKCVSLADDVFVDHFPGHPVMPGALILESLAQLGGVLLEATMRARGRSDLHALLVSVERAKFRRLVRPGDKMLLEARGLTASEDGGQVRAFARVDEQLAAEAELTFAFAQVKHASLIAKRREVLNVWLHGSSEEP, from the coding sequence ATGCGCTACGTGCTGCTGGACCGGATCTCCGAGCTTCAACCTCCCGAGCGGGCCCTGGGCGTCAAGTGCGTCTCGCTCGCCGATGACGTCTTCGTCGACCACTTCCCGGGACACCCGGTGATGCCCGGCGCGCTCATCCTCGAATCGCTCGCGCAGCTCGGTGGCGTCCTGCTGGAGGCGACGATGCGCGCGCGGGGCCGCTCGGACCTGCACGCGCTGCTGGTGTCGGTGGAGCGCGCGAAGTTCCGGCGGCTCGTCCGGCCGGGGGACAAGATGCTCCTGGAGGCCAGGGGGCTCACCGCGAGCGAGGACGGCGGCCAGGTGCGGGCGTTCGCGCGCGTGGACGAGCAGCTCGCCGCCGAGGCCGAGCTGACCTTCGCCTTCGCGCAGGTGAAGCACGCCTCGCTGATCGCCAAACGCCGCGAGGTCCTCAACGTGTGGCTCCACGGTTCCTCGGAGGAGCCGTGA